From the genome of Sphingomonas sp. HMP6, one region includes:
- a CDS encoding family 43 glycosylhydrolase: MTISRREALLAATGSSALMLPGAAPARLGQPRRGYDNQRVPDLGNGRFINPVLAGDHPDPAILKDGADYYATFSSFDSYPGCIIWHSRDLVSWQPIGPALIRNIGSVWAVSLAKHTGRYFLYIPVKSKPNSIFVIYADRIEGPWSDPIDLTLPHHIDPCHVVGEDGARWLFLSGGDRVRLSADGLSTVGVPEHVYDPWRYPSDWVVESFSAEGPKIAQRGEWFYLITAVGGTAGPPTGHMVIAARSRSINGPWENCPHNPLVRTRDTAERWWSRGHASLIEGPAGDWWALYHGYENGYWTLGRQMLLDPVRWTGDGWPQMTGGDLSTPLAKPKGGQPVPHGMPLSDRFDRFALGTRWSFYRPDAEEHRRASATNGVLTIAAKGTAPFNSSPLLTIAADTAYRFECSVEIDPGTTAGLVLFYDDRLYCGLGFDATRFVTHQYGAERGRPANPHGTSMRIRVTNDRHIVTYDTSGDGGKSWTRFDRGMEVSGYHHNVRGGFLMLRPGLYAGGAGSARFRDFTYRAL; this comes from the coding sequence ATGACCATATCGAGACGAGAAGCATTGTTGGCAGCAACCGGCTCAAGCGCGCTAATGCTGCCCGGCGCGGCGCCGGCCCGGTTGGGGCAGCCTCGGCGCGGCTATGACAATCAGCGCGTGCCCGATTTGGGCAATGGCCGCTTCATTAATCCGGTGCTTGCAGGCGACCATCCCGACCCCGCGATCCTGAAAGACGGAGCGGATTATTATGCGACATTTTCCAGCTTTGACAGCTACCCCGGCTGCATCATCTGGCATTCGCGCGATCTGGTAAGCTGGCAGCCGATTGGCCCCGCTCTCATCCGCAATATCGGATCAGTATGGGCGGTTAGTCTGGCCAAACATACCGGCCGATATTTCTTGTATATCCCGGTGAAATCGAAGCCCAATTCGATCTTCGTGATCTATGCCGACCGGATAGAAGGGCCGTGGAGCGATCCGATCGACCTAACGCTACCCCACCATATTGATCCCTGCCATGTGGTGGGCGAAGACGGCGCCCGATGGCTGTTCCTGTCGGGCGGGGACCGTGTACGCCTCAGCGCCGACGGGCTCAGCACGGTCGGCGTGCCTGAACATGTCTATGATCCGTGGCGCTACCCCAGCGACTGGGTGGTCGAAAGCTTTTCTGCAGAAGGCCCTAAGATTGCGCAGCGCGGGGAGTGGTTTTACCTGATCACCGCAGTTGGCGGCACCGCGGGCCCGCCGACCGGGCATATGGTGATCGCCGCCCGATCGAGATCAATCAACGGCCCTTGGGAAAATTGCCCGCACAACCCGCTGGTCCGCACCCGCGACACTGCCGAACGCTGGTGGTCGCGCGGCCACGCATCGTTGATCGAGGGGCCGGCGGGCGATTGGTGGGCGCTGTATCACGGGTATGAAAACGGCTATTGGACGCTGGGACGGCAAATGCTGCTCGATCCCGTGCGCTGGACTGGCGATGGTTGGCCGCAGATGACGGGCGGCGATCTCTCCACTCCCCTTGCCAAACCCAAAGGCGGTCAGCCTGTGCCGCATGGCATGCCCCTGTCGGACCGCTTCGACAGATTTGCCCTAGGGACGCGGTGGAGTTTCTATCGCCCTGATGCTGAAGAACACCGTCGTGCCAGCGCAACCAATGGGGTCCTGACGATCGCCGCAAAGGGCACTGCGCCGTTCAACAGTTCGCCGTTGCTTACTATCGCCGCCGACACTGCCTATCGCTTCGAATGTTCGGTTGAAATCGATCCCGGCACCACGGCAGGCTTGGTGCTATTTTACGATGATCGGCTCTATTGCGGGCTCGGATTTGATGCGACCCGATTTGTCACCCACCAATATGGCGCCGAACGCGGCCGCCCTGCCAACCCGCATGGCACCTCCATGCGCATCCGCGTGACAAACGACCGCCACATCGTGACGTATGACACCAGCGGCGATGGCGGCAAAAGCTGGACGCGATTTGACCGCGGCATGGAAGTATCGGGCTACCATCACAATGTGCGCGGTGGTTTTTTAATGCTCCGTCCAGGGCTTTATGCCGGCGGAGCAGGCAGCGCTCGGTTCCGCGACTTCACCTATCGGGCGCTTTAA
- a CDS encoding LacI family DNA-binding transcriptional regulator: MKSTGQPTINDVARIAGVSKKTVSRVINRSPLLNDDTRRKVEEVIGDLGYIPNPQARALALRRNFLIGLVHDNPNAQTVMNVQQGMLEALHGTEFEMVVRPLDRGSATMLEDLRHFLERQRLFGVLLMPPISENDSIARLCSEIGCRYVRMGSAMLDDSAHMVASNDREAVRMAIEYLIAQGHRRIGLVAGPHGFRSAFERREGFEEALAAAGIALPRSMVADGSYTFDSGRIAADRLLDVMPRPTAIFASNDEMAAGVMHAALERGLHIPRDLSIIGFDDTPVAAHVWPPLTTVRWPIVSMARSAALKLLAGVDGSDPVEEPSQFLSTLIRRASVAVPGS; encoded by the coding sequence ATGAAAAGCACCGGCCAACCCACCATCAACGATGTCGCCCGTATTGCGGGGGTTTCGAAAAAAACCGTCAGCCGGGTGATCAACCGCTCCCCGCTGCTGAACGATGATACCCGCCGCAAGGTGGAGGAGGTGATTGGTGATCTGGGCTATATCCCTAATCCGCAGGCCCGCGCGCTGGCATTGCGCCGCAATTTCCTGATCGGGTTGGTGCACGACAATCCCAATGCGCAAACAGTGATGAATGTTCAGCAGGGCATGCTGGAGGCGTTACATGGCACTGAATTTGAAATGGTGGTGCGCCCGCTTGATCGCGGTTCGGCCACGATGCTGGAGGATCTGCGGCATTTTCTGGAACGCCAGCGGTTGTTTGGGGTCTTGTTGATGCCGCCCATCAGTGAAAATGATTCAATTGCGCGATTATGCAGCGAAATTGGCTGCCGCTACGTGCGAATGGGTTCCGCCATGCTGGATGATTCCGCGCACATGGTTGCCTCCAACGATCGGGAGGCGGTGCGGATGGCGATTGAGTATCTGATTGCGCAGGGGCACCGACGGATCGGCCTCGTGGCTGGGCCGCATGGGTTTCGCTCGGCATTTGAAAGGCGCGAGGGGTTTGAGGAGGCACTTGCCGCGGCGGGCATTGCTTTGCCGCGGTCAATGGTTGCTGATGGCAGTTACACGTTTGATTCGGGCCGCATCGCGGCGGATCGATTGCTTGATGTGATGCCGCGGCCCACGGCGATTTTTGCGTCGAATGACGAAATGGCGGCTGGTGTGATGCATGCCGCACTGGAGCGCGGGCTGCATATTCCGCGTGATCTGTCGATCATCGGCTTTGATGATACACCCGTGGCCGCGCATGTGTGGCCGCCGCTTACCACCGTTCGTTGGCCGATTGTGTCGATGGCGCGGTCTGCTGCATTGAAATTGCTGGCGGGGGTTGATGGCAGTGATCCGGTCGAGGAACCCTCGCAATTCCTCTCGACGCTGATCCGCCGGGCATCTGTGGCCGTGCCGGGATCATAA
- a CDS encoding glycoside hydrolase family 95 protein, with amino-acid sequence MFSRRQVLLRSASYSGILAVLGSGQPVIAKLLRKTKPAEQHRGKWVLWYDKPAMSWTERLPLGNGQFGAMLDGAPDYEKLQLNHDTFWAGGPYSPSRPGAYKHLGEVQNLLLNNQPLEAQAILEEHMMAMPSRQMPYQSLGELTFKFDGLAETASFSRSLDLETAIARSRYTTAEGVGEWSTFISAPANVMVRRFRATGPAVRRLLIGYHRAAGVQIEASPNGTMIVSGVNRSAYGVDGVLRFCLHLLVNAPGATFEPVAEGLWVTGAQTIEIVAATATNSVNYKDVSADPEALTSALVKSAMAKGVDALEAEHVAEHQRYFRSFDIDLGGTDLSLWPTDKRVAANNLERDPQLAALMAQYGRYLLIASSRPGCQPSTLQGLWNADDDPIWGSKYTININTQMNYWAAEQVGLQACVEPLVQMVRDLAETGKKTAADHWDAKGWVAHHNTDLWRATAPIDRARSGYWPTGGAWLTLHLFERYRYNRDETYLASIWPILKGAAEFFLTSMVVDPATGYLVTAPSISPENKTPFGTALCYGPMMDTEIIRDLFRCTIEATETLGIESEFRDQLTKNIAKLSPLKIGNAGQLQEWPQDWDLQVPEQHHRHISHLYALYPSRQIHPVETPDLAKAAKRTLELRGDGKSEASGTSGMGDFAVRYGASLANDQDTTGWGLAWRACLRARLHDGAGAYESLAKLFSTRRLCPNLFTLHPPFQIDGNFGAVAAIVEILVQQHNGRFDLLPALPAQWQSGWVSGLRLQGEIALEMSWSKGVVTSVRMQSPINQQVLIRQRNRSVVVSLQAKKPVTFRQSKGAQCLEQYNS; translated from the coding sequence ATGTTTTCGCGCCGTCAGGTTTTGCTGAGATCCGCAAGCTACAGTGGCATATTGGCGGTCCTTGGCAGCGGACAGCCAGTCATCGCAAAGCTGCTGCGCAAAACTAAGCCAGCCGAGCAACATCGCGGTAAATGGGTGCTGTGGTATGATAAACCGGCCATGAGCTGGACCGAACGTCTTCCGCTTGGCAACGGTCAGTTCGGGGCCATGCTGGATGGCGCGCCGGATTACGAGAAGCTGCAGCTCAACCACGACACATTCTGGGCTGGCGGCCCGTACAGCCCATCGCGTCCGGGTGCCTATAAACATCTGGGCGAGGTCCAAAACCTCCTGCTGAATAACCAGCCGCTGGAAGCGCAGGCGATACTCGAAGAACACATGATGGCAATGCCATCACGCCAGATGCCTTATCAGAGTCTCGGCGAACTGACGTTCAAGTTTGACGGTTTGGCGGAAACAGCCAGCTTTTCACGCTCGCTCGATCTTGAGACCGCCATTGCGCGTTCCCGGTACACAACGGCAGAAGGCGTTGGCGAATGGAGCACCTTCATCAGCGCGCCAGCCAATGTCATGGTACGGCGTTTCAGAGCGACGGGGCCCGCGGTTAGGCGCCTGCTGATCGGTTACCATCGAGCTGCGGGCGTGCAGATCGAAGCAAGCCCGAATGGCACGATGATCGTTAGCGGGGTCAATCGTTCCGCCTATGGCGTCGACGGTGTACTTCGCTTCTGTCTGCACCTGCTGGTGAATGCCCCCGGTGCGACGTTCGAGCCGGTAGCCGAAGGCTTATGGGTAACTGGCGCCCAGACCATCGAGATCGTTGCTGCGACTGCAACCAACTCCGTCAACTATAAAGATGTCTCGGCAGATCCCGAGGCGTTGACCAGTGCTCTGGTGAAATCTGCGATGGCGAAGGGCGTCGATGCGCTTGAGGCGGAGCATGTCGCGGAGCACCAGCGCTATTTTCGGTCATTCGATATCGATTTAGGGGGTACAGACCTTAGCCTTTGGCCAACCGACAAGCGGGTGGCTGCCAACAACCTTGAACGCGATCCGCAGCTTGCGGCGCTCATGGCGCAATATGGCCGCTACTTGCTGATTGCGTCTTCGCGGCCGGGATGCCAACCTTCGACACTACAAGGGCTGTGGAATGCCGACGACGATCCTATTTGGGGATCCAAATATACAATCAACATAAACACCCAGATGAATTACTGGGCGGCCGAGCAGGTGGGATTGCAGGCTTGTGTCGAGCCCTTGGTCCAGATGGTCCGCGACCTCGCCGAGACAGGCAAGAAAACTGCCGCTGATCACTGGGACGCAAAAGGCTGGGTCGCGCATCACAATACCGATCTGTGGCGTGCAACGGCACCGATTGATCGTGCCCGATCGGGTTACTGGCCAACCGGCGGAGCGTGGCTGACACTGCATCTGTTCGAACGCTACCGGTACAACCGGGACGAGACTTACCTCGCTTCGATCTGGCCGATCCTGAAAGGCGCTGCCGAGTTCTTCCTCACCTCGATGGTGGTCGACCCCGCAACCGGCTATCTGGTTACCGCCCCGTCCATTTCACCTGAGAACAAGACCCCGTTCGGTACAGCGCTCTGCTATGGCCCGATGATGGATACCGAGATCATTCGCGATCTCTTTCGCTGTACGATCGAGGCCACCGAAACGCTCGGCATTGAATCCGAGTTCAGGGATCAACTGACCAAGAACATCGCCAAACTGAGTCCGCTTAAAATTGGTAACGCTGGGCAGCTGCAAGAATGGCCGCAAGATTGGGATCTTCAAGTCCCCGAACAGCATCACCGGCACATCTCACACCTTTATGCCTTGTACCCTTCACGGCAAATTCACCCAGTCGAGACCCCGGACCTTGCAAAGGCAGCCAAGCGCACGCTCGAATTGCGCGGTGACGGAAAATCCGAGGCGAGCGGCACAAGCGGGATGGGCGATTTTGCTGTGCGCTACGGCGCCTCGTTGGCGAACGATCAGGATACGACCGGCTGGGGACTAGCGTGGCGCGCCTGTCTCCGGGCGCGCCTCCACGACGGGGCCGGGGCCTATGAATCACTGGCCAAGCTATTCAGTACCCGCCGCCTTTGCCCCAATCTTTTCACGCTCCATCCACCGTTCCAGATCGACGGGAACTTCGGTGCAGTGGCCGCGATCGTCGAGATATTGGTGCAACAACACAACGGCCGTTTTGATCTCCTGCCAGCGTTGCCAGCGCAATGGCAAAGTGGCTGGGTCAGCGGTTTGCGATTGCAGGGGGAAATTGCACTCGAAATGTCCTGGTCGAAAGGTGTTGTCACCTCGGTTCGGATGCAGTCGCCGATCAACCAACAGGTTTTGATCAGACAGCGCAACCGTTCGGTCGTGGTGTCATTGCAGGCCAAAAAACCCGTCACATTCAGACAATCAAAGGGCGCACAATGTTTGGAGCAATATAATTCTTGA
- a CDS encoding sensor histidine kinase, which yields MNADLKSLRLRFLFAALLWVSAATVIAGGFISSLYRWHTTEQYRTDLTGHLKELAILTAIGADGRPMLQRPMSDPRFRESGSGFYWQIEEPGKPPVTSATLGNAVLQGRFAVRPEPQSGWNRGPSGDVLELGVTRTARGVPTPLRYTIAIDRRLIETAIDKFNRDLALSLAVFAMLMIIGATVQISYGLRPVRVIGDNIDLLRRGKLARLPTDVPSEFAPLVARMNALLDVQSAIVQRARVSAGNLAHGLRTPLALIGSEADLLGAREQGASADFIQAQCDRMQRQIDFHMARASAAGTRVTGCVANVAALVSQVVDVMQRLHVDRNLVFRIDVASDVEVNCDPSDLAEMLSNLIDNACKWGIRTVAIAASAINDCVMITIVDDGPGISPELRASVFEVGMRLDETKAGRGLGLAISRDLATLYGGTVELAEAEGGGLLATLKLELSEGD from the coding sequence ATGAACGCCGATCTCAAGAGCTTGCGCCTGCGTTTCCTGTTTGCGGCCCTGTTGTGGGTCAGCGCGGCAACCGTGATTGCGGGCGGCTTCATCTCCAGCCTCTATCGCTGGCACACCACCGAACAATATCGCACCGACTTGACCGGGCATTTGAAGGAGCTGGCGATCCTGACGGCGATCGGCGCCGATGGGAGGCCGATGCTCCAGCGACCCATGTCGGACCCCCGCTTTCGCGAATCTGGATCGGGGTTTTATTGGCAGATCGAGGAACCGGGGAAACCGCCAGTCACGTCCGCAACGCTCGGCAATGCCGTTCTCCAAGGCCGCTTCGCGGTTCGGCCAGAGCCCCAATCGGGGTGGAACCGGGGCCCGTCCGGCGACGTCCTCGAGCTCGGCGTGACCCGGACTGCACGCGGTGTCCCGACGCCGCTGCGCTACACAATCGCGATCGATCGCCGGCTGATCGAAACCGCGATCGACAAGTTCAACCGCGACTTGGCCCTGTCGCTTGCCGTTTTCGCGATGTTGATGATCATCGGCGCGACCGTGCAGATTTCCTATGGTCTGCGCCCCGTCCGCGTGATCGGCGACAATATCGATCTGTTACGACGCGGCAAGCTGGCCCGTTTGCCGACCGACGTGCCCAGCGAATTCGCGCCGCTGGTCGCCCGGATGAATGCCCTCCTCGATGTGCAATCGGCAATCGTCCAGCGTGCACGTGTTTCGGCTGGCAACCTGGCGCACGGCCTGCGAACGCCGCTTGCGCTGATCGGTAGCGAGGCCGATCTACTCGGTGCCAGGGAGCAGGGTGCGTCGGCCGATTTCATTCAGGCGCAGTGTGATCGCATGCAGCGCCAGATCGATTTTCACATGGCGCGCGCAAGCGCCGCGGGCACCCGCGTCACGGGTTGCGTCGCCAATGTGGCGGCACTCGTGTCGCAGGTCGTCGACGTGATGCAGCGGCTGCACGTCGATCGCAATCTTGTCTTCCGCATCGATGTCGCAAGCGATGTCGAAGTGAACTGCGATCCGTCCGACCTAGCGGAGATGCTCTCGAACCTGATTGATAATGCTTGCAAATGGGGCATTCGAACGGTTGCCATCGCAGCATCTGCAATCAACGACTGCGTCATGATCACCATTGTCGACGATGGCCCCGGTATTTCACCGGAGTTGCGGGCTTCGGTCTTCGAAGTCGGTATGCGGCTCGACGAGACCAAGGCTGGCCGCGGGCTTGGCCTCGCTATCTCTCGCGACTTGGCGACACTTTATGGCGGCACGGTCGAACTGGCTGAAGCTGAGGGCGGCGGGTTGCTGGCAACGCTGAAGCTGGAATTGTCGGAAGGCGACTGA
- a CDS encoding response regulator transcription factor: protein MRVLIVEDEVELAARMAASLARHGITAEIVGTAEDAESFAFDGFVVLVVDLGLPGMSGLELIRSLRARGLKTPVLILTARGSWQDKVEGLNAGADDFIVKPVRIEELVARLHALARRAAGHSASRLRVGTLSLDPALKQAFIGDDAIDLTGTEYRLLSLLIYNAGRVLGQSAILDHLYPLQAERDPNTVEVHMGRLRRKVGRDRIKTVRGIGYRLMTA from the coding sequence TTGCGGGTACTGATTGTCGAGGATGAGGTGGAACTGGCCGCGCGCATGGCCGCCAGCCTGGCGCGCCATGGCATAACCGCGGAAATCGTCGGCACCGCCGAGGATGCCGAGAGTTTTGCGTTCGACGGCTTCGTCGTTCTCGTCGTCGATCTGGGGCTGCCGGGCATGAGCGGTCTGGAACTGATCCGCTCGCTGCGTGCGCGTGGTCTGAAAACGCCGGTTCTGATCCTCACCGCGCGCGGCAGCTGGCAGGACAAGGTCGAGGGACTGAACGCGGGGGCCGATGACTTCATCGTCAAGCCAGTGCGCATCGAGGAACTGGTGGCGCGGCTTCACGCGCTGGCGCGGCGGGCGGCGGGGCACAGCGCGAGCCGACTGCGCGTGGGCACGCTCTCGCTTGATCCGGCGCTCAAACAGGCGTTCATCGGGGATGATGCGATCGACTTAACCGGCACCGAATATCGCCTGTTGTCGCTGCTCATTTACAATGCCGGACGTGTGCTCGGTCAGTCCGCCATCCTCGATCACCTCTACCCGCTTCAGGCCGAACGCGATCCCAATACCGTCGAGGTGCATATGGGGCGCCTACGCCGCAAAGTCGGTCGCGACCGGATCAAGACGGTGCGTGGCATTGGCTATCGGTTGATGACGGCATGA
- a CDS encoding efflux RND transporter periplasmic adaptor subunit: MRQNRNLIVAGVVTLAAVLAGMWWVNALPIANGGDGAALPAAVATSSPGAIALSEDQIARLGISLATAAQADVVPLASLPAMIVPPPNARVAVAATFAGVVTRTLVIEGEAVRRGQPLAIIASRDVLMMGADLARARARLGFAQANAGRLGQLSREGVIAGSRADEAHAVLREAQVDVSEKGRILARANASGGAGTYTLIAPISGRVTTASLQAGSPVDGTSAPYVIDAADRYEVEAQLPERLIGSVKPGMAIRLGESISGTVTSVGATLDPMTRSSMLKATIAGGTTPGQGAMAAGRATTIVVFAPAPAGAVVVPVAAVTSTNGGDVVFVRTSAGFASRSIVRGGSSGGSAVILSGLARGDRVAISGTSELKSLAVGR, encoded by the coding sequence ATGAGGCAAAATCGCAACTTGATCGTGGCGGGGGTGGTTACGCTGGCTGCCGTCCTTGCCGGCATGTGGTGGGTTAACGCCCTGCCGATCGCCAATGGTGGGGACGGCGCAGCGCTGCCCGCCGCTGTCGCCACGTCTTCGCCCGGCGCTATCGCGCTGAGCGAAGATCAGATTGCCCGACTTGGCATCAGTCTCGCAACCGCGGCTCAAGCCGATGTGGTGCCGCTGGCAAGCCTGCCGGCAATGATCGTGCCGCCGCCCAACGCGCGGGTGGCGGTTGCCGCGACCTTTGCCGGCGTCGTCACGCGGACTCTGGTAATTGAGGGGGAAGCGGTGCGGCGCGGTCAGCCGCTGGCGATCATCGCCAGCCGCGACGTGCTGATGATGGGGGCAGATCTGGCGCGCGCGCGGGCCCGACTGGGGTTCGCGCAGGCCAATGCAGGTCGCCTTGGCCAGCTCAGTCGGGAGGGCGTGATTGCGGGGTCGCGGGCGGACGAAGCGCATGCCGTGCTGCGCGAAGCGCAGGTCGATGTCTCCGAAAAGGGCAGAATCCTGGCACGCGCCAACGCGTCGGGCGGCGCGGGCACGTACACACTTATCGCGCCGATTTCCGGTCGCGTGACCACCGCTAGCCTGCAGGCAGGCAGCCCGGTCGATGGGACATCTGCTCCCTATGTCATCGACGCTGCCGATCGCTACGAAGTCGAGGCGCAGCTTCCCGAGCGGCTGATCGGTTCGGTGAAGCCGGGCATGGCAATCCGGCTGGGTGAAAGCATCAGCGGCACTGTGACCTCGGTCGGCGCGACGCTCGATCCGATGACCCGATCGTCAATGCTGAAGGCAACGATCGCGGGAGGGACGACCCCGGGACAGGGGGCGATGGCGGCAGGCAGAGCGACGACGATCGTGGTGTTCGCTCCGGCGCCTGCGGGAGCGGTGGTCGTCCCGGTTGCAGCGGTGACGAGCACAAATGGCGGTGACGTGGTTTTCGTCCGCACGTCCGCCGGCTTCGCCAGTCGAAGCATCGTCAGGGGCGGCAGCAGCGGCGGCAGCGCCGTAATCCTGTCTGGCCTTGCCCGTGGCGACCGGGTGGCCATCTCCGGCACGAGCGAGCTGAAATCGCTCGCCGTCGGCCGGTAG